A genomic segment from Methanolobus zinderi encodes:
- a CDS encoding PUA domain-containing protein, translating to MPDIEKNLKRVRVMADFQFGKGCGNALFPDDVTFRLSKTKRVRQVFKEDEHIATVRAKDGMLTLGMEGARALHDYFPAPARRVVICEDAVPFVANGKTTFAKHVLSLDPELRAGDEVVVVSESDDLLATGQLLFSPGEVADLDRGAAVDVRRGRDQS from the coding sequence ATGCCAGATATCGAGAAAAATCTTAAAAGAGTACGTGTTATGGCGGACTTCCAGTTTGGAAAAGGCTGTGGAAATGCCCTTTTCCCGGATGATGTCACTTTCAGGCTTTCAAAGACCAAACGAGTACGGCAGGTCTTTAAGGAAGATGAGCACATCGCAACAGTCAGGGCAAAGGACGGTATGCTAACCCTTGGTATGGAAGGTGCCCGTGCGCTTCATGATTATTTCCCTGCACCTGCAAGGCGTGTTGTTATTTGTGAGGATGCGGTGCCCTTTGTGGCAAATGGTAAGACCACTTTTGCCAAACATGTCCTGTCCCTTGATCCTGAACTTCGTGCAGGTGACGAGGTGGTGGTTGTAAGCGAATCCGATGACTTGCTTGCAACAGGCCAGTTGCTTTTCTCTCCGGGTGAGGTTGCTGATCTGGACAGAGGGGCGGCTGTTGATGTCAGACGTGGCAGGGACCAGTCATAA
- a CDS encoding RtcB family protein — protein MSDENETSVFDVLKRISDNEWEVPVGFKPGMNVPGRIFVSESLLNMLEMETLGQVANVATLPGIQKYSMAMPDAHLGYGFSIGGVAAFDKETGIISPGGVGFDINCGVRLIRSNLSEQDVRPKLSELLDDLFKAIPTGVGSKSRLRVTDAELEDIFVHGVQWAVENGYGVEADIAHCESKGQMPGADPSKVSAKARKRGRPQIGTLGSGNHFLEVQYIDKIYDEEAAAAMGLKEGQVTFMVHCGSRGAGHQICTDHLQILTSASKKYNISLPDRQLACAPAQSQEAQDYFKAMVCAANYAWVNRHVIMHWAREIFESHFANDFCDLGLDLVYDVAHNIAKLEEHKIDGKNTEVYVHRKGATRAFPPGHPDLPEDYLDLGQPVLIPGSMGTPSYVLCSTKDSMEISFGSACHGAGRVMSRKHAKKELRGEDIRDELSSRGIQVRATQPSLIAEEAPAVYKSSSEVVDVVHDLGIARKVARLLPMGVIKG, from the coding sequence ATGTCAGATGAGAATGAAACTTCGGTCTTCGATGTGCTCAAACGTATCAGTGATAATGAATGGGAGGTGCCCGTAGGATTCAAACCGGGGATGAACGTTCCCGGCCGCATCTTTGTCTCGGAGTCGCTTCTTAATATGCTTGAAATGGAAACTCTCGGGCAGGTGGCGAATGTAGCCACCCTGCCGGGGATACAGAAATACTCCATGGCCATGCCGGATGCACACCTTGGTTATGGTTTTTCCATCGGCGGTGTTGCTGCATTCGATAAGGAGACCGGCATAATAAGTCCAGGTGGAGTAGGTTTTGATATCAATTGCGGAGTGCGGCTCATAAGATCCAATTTATCCGAGCAGGATGTACGTCCGAAGCTCTCAGAACTGCTGGATGACCTCTTCAAGGCGATTCCCACAGGTGTGGGATCCAAGAGCAGGCTCAGGGTTACGGATGCCGAGCTGGAAGACATCTTCGTGCATGGTGTACAGTGGGCGGTGGAAAACGGTTACGGTGTAGAAGCGGATATCGCACATTGTGAGAGTAAGGGACAGATGCCGGGAGCCGATCCGTCCAAGGTAAGTGCAAAGGCCCGCAAACGCGGAAGACCTCAGATAGGAACCCTGGGAAGTGGAAATCATTTCCTTGAGGTCCAGTATATCGATAAGATATATGATGAAGAGGCTGCTGCTGCCATGGGACTCAAGGAAGGACAGGTCACTTTCATGGTACATTGCGGCTCACGCGGTGCGGGTCACCAGATATGTACCGATCACTTGCAGATACTTACCAGCGCTTCGAAAAAATATAACATATCCCTCCCTGACAGGCAGCTTGCATGTGCTCCGGCCCAGTCCCAGGAAGCACAGGATTATTTCAAAGCAATGGTGTGTGCGGCCAACTATGCGTGGGTCAACAGGCATGTGATCATGCACTGGGCCCGCGAGATATTCGAGAGCCACTTTGCAAATGACTTCTGTGATCTTGGTCTTGACCTTGTCTATGATGTGGCACACAATATCGCCAAGCTTGAAGAGCATAAGATCGACGGAAAGAACACCGAGGTGTACGTACACAGGAAAGGAGCCACACGTGCGTTCCCGCCGGGCCATCCTGACCTGCCCGAAGATTATCTTGATCTGGGCCAGCCAGTCCTGATACCCGGAAGTATGGGAACACCTTCTTATGTGCTGTGCAGCACGAAGGATTCCATGGAGATCAGCTTTGGCAGTGCATGTCATGGTGCAGGCCGTGTCATGAGTCGCAAACATGCCAAAAAGGAGTTGCGTGGTGAGGACATACGCGATGAGTTAAGCTCCAGGGGTATACAGGTCAGGGCCACACAACCCTCGCTGATAGCTGAAGAAGCACCGGCGGTCTATAAATCCAGCAGTGAAGTAGTGGATGTAGTTCATGATCTTGGTATTGCCAGGAAGGTTGCCAGGCTCCTGCCAATGGGAGTTATAAAAGGCTAA
- a CDS encoding archease gives MDERFEYLEHTADAKFRAYGKTLEEAFENAAFAMFNVMIDTDTVENKVSQEIELSSEDIEALLFNWLSELLFVFEVETMVFGNFIVDRVEEDNGGCRIYAKAIGEDIDLSRHKFDTEVKAATYNDMKVEKTPQGWMIQATVDT, from the coding sequence ATGGATGAAAGATTCGAATATCTGGAACATACGGCTGATGCAAAGTTCAGGGCATATGGCAAAACACTCGAGGAAGCCTTTGAGAACGCAGCTTTTGCCATGTTCAATGTAATGATAGACACCGACACCGTGGAGAATAAAGTCTCACAGGAGATCGAGCTGAGCTCGGAGGACATCGAAGCTCTTCTTTTCAACTGGCTCTCGGAACTCCTCTTCGTATTCGAGGTCGAGACAATGGTATTCGGTAACTTCATTGTTGACAGGGTGGAAGAGGACAACGGAGGCTGCCGAATATACGCAAAAGCTATTGGTGAGGATATCGACCTTTCCAGACATAAGTTTGATACCGAGGTCAAGGCCGCAACCTACAACGACATGAAGGTCGAGAAAACACCACAGGGCTGGATGATACAGGCAACGGTGGATACCTGA
- a CDS encoding CDP-alcohol phosphatidyltransferase family protein: MTSNALRPLALKYLEPMAKITANAGVTPNAISMLSLIFAVVSGVLFYYSDANPIIVMAAGLMVALNSLLDAMDGIMARYLSVASAKGDFLDHVIDRYADVFIICGIFFGGYVDWMIGVVAIVGVQITSYLGTQAQALNLGRYYGGIIGRADRLIFIMLASLIYVISPVQVYGLSSLGWVIVIIAVGSHITAFQRIAHIWKQLSL; the protein is encoded by the coding sequence ATGACTTCCAATGCTCTAAGACCCCTTGCCCTCAAATATCTGGAACCAATGGCAAAAATCACTGCAAATGCCGGTGTAACACCCAATGCCATTTCCATGCTTTCTCTTATTTTTGCAGTAGTATCTGGTGTATTGTTCTATTATTCCGATGCAAATCCCATCATTGTGATGGCTGCAGGTTTGATGGTAGCACTGAACTCACTGCTTGATGCAATGGACGGGATCATGGCACGCTACCTTTCAGTTGCAAGTGCCAAGGGTGACTTTCTGGATCACGTGATAGACCGCTATGCAGATGTCTTTATCATATGCGGTATCTTCTTTGGTGGCTATGTGGACTGGATGATAGGCGTTGTGGCGATCGTGGGCGTCCAGATAACAAGTTATCTCGGAACACAGGCTCAGGCACTCAATCTCGGACGCTACTATGGCGGGATAATCGGCAGGGCTGATCGTCTTATATTTATAATGCTGGCTTCCCTGATTTACGTGATATCACCTGTACAAGTTTACGGACTGTCATCGCTTGGCTGGGTTATAGTTATCATCGCAGTGGGAAGCCATATAACAGCTTTCCAGAGGATAGCCCATATATGGAAGCAACTCAGTCTGTAA
- a CDS encoding aldolase produces the protein MWREISRIGKKLVDTGLVESHFGNISVRIGNRMLITRSGCALDEITEDGVVEVVLDGTCALDMIASSEAIVHRAIYRNTPALAIVHAHCPFAVTLSLLAENDMIEPADSEGQYFLGEIPVVMGGIGSDELADNLSSALASHRAAVVYSHGTFAIGRVLDEAYVMTTQVEHSCKIRYWYDLARK, from the coding sequence ATGTGGCGTGAAATATCCAGGATCGGTAAAAAACTTGTGGACACAGGTCTTGTGGAATCACACTTCGGTAACATCAGTGTGAGGATAGGGAACCGCATGCTTATCACGCGAAGCGGATGCGCACTTGATGAGATCACAGAGGACGGTGTCGTGGAGGTCGTGCTCGATGGGACCTGTGCCCTTGATATGATCGCATCCTCCGAGGCAATTGTGCATCGTGCAATCTACAGGAACACACCTGCACTTGCCATCGTACATGCCCACTGTCCCTTTGCGGTGACCCTGTCCCTGCTTGCAGAGAATGATATGATCGAACCCGCCGACAGTGAAGGGCAGTATTTCCTGGGGGAGATCCCTGTTGTCATGGGTGGTATCGGCTCTGATGAACTTGCAGACAACCTCTCTTCTGCACTTGCTTCCCACAGGGCTGCAGTAGTCTACAGTCACGGGACGTTTGCAATCGGGCGCGTACTGGATGAGGCATATGTTATGACCACCCAGGTGGAGCACTCCTGCAAGATCAGATACTGGTATGATCTGGCACGTAAATGA
- a CDS encoding AbrB/MazE/SpoVT family DNA-binding domain-containing protein: protein MDTIVGFREVTVSGKGQIVIPKELRKTTFPEGTQAVVVAYTDHMEIRPLSYVLEKMECALMSETAFEEEWDSPEEDKAWENLLEHAAEYQRKKKD from the coding sequence ATGGATACTATAGTCGGCTTCAGGGAAGTGACCGTATCAGGTAAAGGCCAGATAGTGATTCCAAAGGAGCTTCGCAAAACAACATTTCCCGAAGGAACACAGGCAGTGGTGGTGGCATACACCGACCATATGGAGATCCGTCCGCTCTCCTATGTACTGGAAAAAATGGAGTGCGCCCTGATGTCAGAAACGGCATTTGAAGAGGAGTGGGACAGCCCTGAAGAGGATAAAGCCTGGGAAAACCTGCTTGAGCATGCAGCAGAATACCAGCGCAAAAAGAAGGATTGA
- a CDS encoding type II toxin-antitoxin system PemK/MazF family toxin — MPPRYKKGDVVVLPFPYTDMTASKTRPVLVVAHPRGTNVIVSQITSQQARKDEYAVSLTKEDFAEGSLPRASFVKANMIMTLAEDMILTKTGVVDKDKMKDIENKLVRIFTQ, encoded by the coding sequence ATGCCTCCAAGGTACAAAAAAGGAGATGTTGTTGTCCTTCCTTTTCCTTACACGGATATGACGGCAAGCAAAACACGTCCCGTACTGGTGGTTGCACATCCAAGAGGCACGAACGTAATTGTTTCCCAGATCACGAGTCAGCAGGCACGCAAAGATGAATATGCGGTATCCCTGACAAAGGAGGACTTTGCAGAGGGTTCGCTGCCAAGGGCAAGTTTTGTCAAAGCCAATATGATCATGACCCTGGCAGAGGATATGATCCTCACAAAAACGGGAGTAGTGGATAAAGATAAAATGAAGGATATTGAAAACAAATTAGTCCGGATATTCACGCAGTAA
- the cas6 gene encoding CRISPR-associated endoribonuclease Cas6, whose product MRCKITIRKTSSNPIHYDYQYGIASMLYKRLANANISLANELHSHQGFKFYTFSNLVIEDRIKAKQGLNFTRAHFFISSPDSEFIRSFTEGLLMEPEFYLGKGKKANFIIESAEVLPQKDFSDTCKFTTLSPLYVKTMRKKDGKLAEFDLYPKDAKFYENLHTNLTSRYEQYHGKKVEQDFFEILDVKNFKPKRVSIGNSFRRCSLLTMKLEASPELVKFAYDAGLGEKNAMGFGCLGVVE is encoded by the coding sequence ATGCGATGCAAAATAACTATTCGAAAGACATCGTCAAATCCTATCCATTATGATTACCAGTACGGCATTGCGTCAATGTTATACAAACGCCTTGCCAATGCCAATATCAGTCTTGCAAATGAGCTTCACAGTCACCAGGGATTCAAATTCTATACATTTTCAAATCTTGTGATCGAAGACCGGATCAAGGCTAAACAGGGTCTGAATTTCACCAGAGCCCATTTTTTCATATCATCACCTGATTCCGAATTTATTCGCAGTTTCACAGAAGGACTGCTCATGGAACCTGAGTTTTACCTCGGAAAAGGCAAAAAAGCAAATTTCATAATTGAAAGTGCGGAGGTTCTGCCACAAAAAGATTTTTCGGATACCTGTAAGTTCACAACTCTATCCCCCTTATATGTGAAGACCATGAGGAAAAAAGATGGAAAGCTTGCTGAGTTCGACCTTTATCCAAAGGACGCCAAGTTCTACGAGAATCTCCACACAAATCTCACTTCCAGATATGAGCAGTACCACGGAAAAAAGGTAGAACAGGATTTTTTCGAGATACTGGATGTGAAGAACTTCAAACCAAAACGCGTGTCCATAGGTAACAGCTTCAGAAGATGCAGTCTGTTGACTATGAAACTAGAGGCAAGTCCAGAACTTGTGAAGTTCGCCTATGATGCCGGACTGGGCGAGAAAAATGCAATGGGATTCGGGTGTCTGGGGGTTGTGGAGTGA
- a CDS encoding type I CRISPR-associated protein Cas7 has product MNYNGLVVINAKNASFNAGFDGLPRRLPNGRIFATDKTLKYCIREYLSSDETVFVQRTKKEHETKDGAVLRYLTLKENYLEKCGKKSIPKSEIEVMEDLKSFIDVRLFGVVFAVDKNISITGPCQINYGINCFENSSIYSSDILSPYRNPNENSKESQQTTIGSESRADDVYYVYDICLNMNSAQKQGIDISDADIEKLKNALKYSVGGVNSTTMFGCETVSMIWFENKNNHIFNNLNSQVSVYESDGNVIVDYSKVYGIIADGINKDSLEQYSNKVENIGLSD; this is encoded by the coding sequence ATGAATTATAATGGGCTAGTAGTTATAAACGCAAAAAATGCAAGTTTTAATGCAGGTTTTGATGGTTTGCCAAGAAGATTACCAAATGGAAGAATATTTGCCACGGATAAAACATTAAAATATTGTATAAGAGAATATCTTTCTAGTGATGAAACTGTTTTTGTTCAAAGGACAAAGAAAGAACATGAAACAAAAGACGGAGCTGTCCTAAGATACCTTACATTAAAAGAAAATTATCTGGAAAAGTGTGGAAAGAAATCGATTCCAAAAAGTGAAATCGAAGTAATGGAGGATTTGAAGTCATTTATTGATGTTCGTCTTTTTGGTGTTGTTTTTGCAGTTGATAAAAACATTTCTATCACAGGTCCCTGCCAAATAAATTATGGTATAAATTGCTTTGAAAATTCGAGTATCTATTCATCTGACATACTATCCCCGTATAGAAACCCAAATGAAAATAGCAAAGAGAGCCAACAGACGACCATAGGTTCAGAATCCAGGGCAGATGATGTTTACTATGTGTATGATATTTGTCTAAACATGAACTCTGCTCAAAAACAAGGAATTGATATATCTGATGCCGATATTGAAAAGTTAAAAAATGCTCTGAAGTATTCGGTGGGCGGTGTAAATTCCACAACTATGTTTGGCTGTGAAACAGTAAGCATGATCTGGTTTGAAAATAAGAATAACCACATTTTCAATAACCTGAATTCACAAGTCAGTGTGTATGAATCAGATGGAAATGTTATTGTGGATTATTCAAAAGTCTATGGGATAATTGCTGATGGAATTAATAAAGACTCACTTGAGCAATACAGCAATAAAGTTGAGAATATCGGTCTTTCAGATTGA